From the genome of Labrus bergylta chromosome 12, fLabBer1.1, whole genome shotgun sequence, one region includes:
- the brpf1 gene encoding peregrin isoform X2: protein MGLDFDVKTFCHNLRATKPPYECPVETCRKVYKSYSGIEYHLYHYDHDNPTPAQTVPQKKRKGRPPRASLAGSGDTDEGERNVSGGPGQGGNTPGSPNHSEHSHSPGRETMTYAQAQRMVELELQGRIHRISIFENIDVVSEEDSDADDAPPSGTGGSGGGVCNGSDGGGSEVGGSGKDRQDMPSSNGGKSTPKSGKHKSKEKKKDGSSHHHSSQSGPAVKLPEAVFRELDQERPDAPPRPLSYYRYIDKSVEELDEEVEYDIDEEDYIWLDIMNDKRRRDGVTPIPQEVFEYLMDRLEKESYFESHNKADPSTLIDEDAVCCICNDGECQNSNVILFCDMCNLAVHQECYGVPYIPEGQWLCRRCLQSPSRAVDCALCPNKGGAFKQTDDARWAHVVCALWIPEVCFANTVFLEPIDSIEHIPPARWKLTCYICKQRGSGACIQCHKANCYTAFHVTCAQQAGLYMKMEPVRETGANGTSFSVRKTAYCDIHTPPGSARPLGGVGGASMGSSHSEGELEEDDEPSIGHDDDSKGWSSERAKRAKAKSRLKMKRARKILAERRAAAPVVSVPCIPPHRLSKITSNLTVPRKSQFMQRLHSYWTLKRQSRNGVPLLRRLQTHLQSQRHIDPVPPQPPSQLPPLPPQRDSEEKQSALKEQLKAWQRLRHDLERARLLVELIRKREKLKRETIKVQQMVLEMQLTPLLVLLRSTLEQLQERDTNNFFTEPVPLAEVPDYLDHIDTPMDFQTMWNLLESHRYLTFEAFEADFGLIVNNCLKYNAKDTVFYRAALRLREMGGAVIRTARRQAERIGFDYETGMHLQREPSPESQREQERDRERERERDRERDRDRERERLMSSNEDELLLMENRRRLPLEEQLHYLQTRLDEVSSGKHSIGQSRRAKALRKEISVIKRKLAHQREGGSGLGGRESVGGGDRGSSLPHHPSSAGHLDEGGESSSQEIGGKDLNVSALAPEVGRRTSVLFSKKNQKMAGPPKRPGRPPKNRDAGYAGAGVSQSPIGPPQLPHLSSTRQRKRPRSPRSSSSSDSDSDNDDLLPGLPSNGFDGGNQPVTESFRVYRNDTRLPRSSSDSESTTSSSSSAASDRTSTTPSKQGRGKASFSRSAFQEDSSEETSGTENDSYSVGGSRSVSHLVRGRDRSGCWMTSDDYSSLEALDLVWAKCRGYPSYPALIIDPKMPREGVFHRGVPIPVPPLDVLKLGEQMTQEAREHLFLVLFFDNKRTWQWLPRSKLVPLGVDQELDKEKMLEGRKSNIRKSVQVAYHRAMQHRSKVQGDPSSETSDSD, encoded by the exons ATGGGGCTGGACTTTGATGTGAAGACCTTCTGTCACAATCTACGGGCCACCAAGCCCCCTTATGAGTGTCCTGTGGAGACGTGTCGCAAGGTCTACAAAAGCTACAGTGGAATTGAGTATCACCTCTACCACTACGACCATGACAACCCGACTCCTGCGCAGACTGTGCcccagaagaagaggaagggaCGACCTCCCCGCGCCTCACTGGCCGGGTCGGGGGATACGGACGAGGGAGAACGTAACGTAAGTGGAGGTCCGGGGCAGGGAGGGAACACACCTGGAAGCCCCAACCACTCGGAACACTCGCACTCCCCGGGCAGAGAGACAATGACCTATGCCCAGGCGCAGCGTATGGTGGAGCTGGAGCTGCAAGGGCGTATCCACCGCATTAGCATCTTCGAGAACATCGATGTGGTGTCAGAGGAAGACAGTGACGCTGACGACGCTCCTCCGTCTGGTACTGGAGGGAGTGGTGGAGGAGTGTGCAATGGTAGTGACGGAGGAGGCAGCGAGGTAGGAGGTAGCGGCAAGGACCGCCAGGATATGCCGTCTTCTAATGGGGGGAAATCCACCCCAAAGTCTGGGAAGCATAAAagtaaagagaagaagaaggacggCTCGTCTCATCATCACAGCTCTCAGTCTGGGCCTGCTGTCAAGCTGCCTGAGGCGGtcttcagagagctggaccAAGAGAGACCGGATGCACCTCCTCGGCCTTTATCCTACTACAG GTATATTGATAAGTCCGTCGAGGAGCTGGATGAGGAGGTAGAGTATGACATCGATGAAGAGGACTACATTTGGCTTGACATCATGAATGACAAGCGGCGGCGGGACGGTGTGACACCCATCCCTCAGGAGGTCTTTGAGTACCTCATGGACCGATTGGAGAAGGAGTCCTACTTTGAGAGCCATAACAAG GCGGACCCCAGCACCCTAATCGACGAAGATGCTGTCTGCTGCATCTGCAACGATGGAGAATGTCAGAACAGCAATGTGATCCTGTTTTGTGACATGTGTAACCTCGCTGTGCATCAGGAGTGTTATGGTGTGCCCTACATCCCAGAGGGCCAGTGGTTGTGTCGGCGCTGCCTGCAGTCACCTAGTCGAGCTGTGGACTGTGCTCTGTGTCCCAACAAGGGAGGCGCTTTCAAACAGACAGACGACGCACGCTGGGCCCATGTGGTGTGTGCCCTCTGGATCCCAGAG GTCTGCTTTGCTAACACAGTCTTCCTGGAGCCGATTGATAGCATCGAACACATTCCTCCTGCTCGCTGGAAGCTCACCTGCTACATCTGCAAGCAGCGCGGGTCGGGTGCCTGCATCCAGTGTCACAAAGCCAACTGTTACACCGCCTTCCACGTCACATGTGCCCAGCAGGCGGGCCTCTATATGAAAATGGAGCCGGTCAGAGAAACTGGGGCCAACGGCACCTCGTTCAGCGTCCGCAAGACGGCTTACTGTGACATCCACACGCCTCCAGGATCGGCGCGACCCTTGGGAGGCGTCGGCGGCGCGAGCATGGGTTCTTCTCACAGCGAgggagagctggaggaggacgaTGAGCCCAGCATCGGCCATGACGACGATTCAAAGGGCTGGAGCTCCGAGCGAGCCAAGAGGGCGAAGGCCAAGTCGAGGCTGAAGATGAAAAGAGCGAGGAAGATCTTAGCTGAGAGGAGAGCCGCTGCACCGGTCGTGTCTGTGCCCTGCATCCCTCCCCACAG GCTGAGTAAAATCACCAGTAACTTGACAGTACCCAGGAAGAGCCAGTTCATGCAGCGACTGCACAGCTACTGGACGTTAAAGAGGCAAAGTCGTAACGGCGTTCCTCTCCTACGCCGGCTCCAAACACATCTACAGTCGCAGCGACATATTGACCCTGTCCCTCCTCAACCTCCTTCACAGCTCCCTCCG TTGCCGCCTCAGAGggacagtgaggagaaacagtCGGCACTGAAGGAGCAGCTGAAGGCGTGGCAGAGACTGAGACACGACTTGGAGAGAGCCAGGCTACTGGTGGAGCTCATCcggaagagagagaaactcaAGAGGGAGACG ATTAAAGTGCAGCAGATGGTGCTGGAGATGCAGCTGACTCCCCTCCTGGTGCTGTTGAGGAGCACACTGGAACAGTTgcaggagagagacacaaacaacttCTTCACTGAGCCTGTACCGCTGGCAGAG GTGCCTGACTACCTGGACCACATTGACACTCCAATGGACTTCCAGACTATGTGGAACCTGCTGGAGTCCCATCGCTACCTCACTTTTGAGGCGTTTGAGGCTGACTTTGGCCTCATTGTTAACAACTGCCTCAAGTACAACGCTAAGGACACGGTCTTCTACCGCGCTGCCCTGCGGCTCAGAGAAATGGGCGGGGCTGTCATTAGGACTGCCAGGCGGCAAGCTGAACGGATAGGCTTCGACTACGAGACTGGCATGCATCTCCAGCGAGAGCCGAGCCCAGAAAGTCAGCGCGAGCAggagagagaccgagagagggAGCGGGAACGAGACAGAGAGCGGGACAGGGATCGAGAAAGAGAACGACTGATGTCGTCCAACGAAGATG AGCTCCTCCTGATGGAGAACAGGCGACGGCTGCCGCTGGAAGAGCAGCTGCATTACCTGCAGACGCGTCTTGATGAGGTCAGCTCGGGAAAGCACAGCATTGGTCAGTCGCGTAGAGCCAAAGCTCTGAGGAAAGAAATCAGTGTCATCAAAAGGAAGCTCGCACACCAGAGGGAGGGAGGCTCAGGACTGGGGGGCAGGGAGTCTGTGGGAGGAGGCGACCGCGGCTCTTCTCTCCCCCATCACCCATCTTCTGCAGGACACCTTGATGAAGGGGGAGAAAGCAGCAGCCAGGAGATCGGAGGAAAAG ACCTAAATGTGTCTGCCCTGGCTCCCGAGGTGGGCCGGCGGACATCTGTCCTCTTCTCCAAGAAGAACCAAAAAATGGCTGGGCCCCCCAAAAGGCCAGGACGCCCTCCCAAGAACAGGGATGCTGGGTACGCCGGGGCAGGTGTGAGTCAAAGCCCCATTGGTCCCCCTCAGCTTCCCCACTTGTCCTCGACCAGGCAGAGGAAGAGGCCGCGCAGCCCCCgcagcagctccagctctgACAGCGACAGTGACAATGACGACCTGCTCCCCG GTTTGCCCAGTAACGGTTTCGATGGCGGTAACCAGCCTGTGACAGAGAGCTTCCGTGTGTACAGGAACGACACCCGTCTCCCTCGTTCCAGCTCGGACTCTGAGTCcacaaccagcagcagcagcagtgcagctTCTGACAGAACCAG TACGACTCCCTCTAAGCAGGGCAGAGGAAAGGCCTCGTTCTCTCGCTCCGCCTTCCAGGAGGACAGCAGTGAGGAGACGTCGGGCACTGAAAATGATTCCTACTCAGTCGGGGGATCGCGGAGCGTTTCACATT TGGTGCGCGGTCGAGACAGGTCAGGATGCTGGATGACTTCTGATGACTATTCTTCTCTTGAAGCTCTGGATCTGGTGTGGGCCAAATGCAGAGGCTATCCTTCATATCCTGCACTG ATAATTGACCCGAAGATGCCGAGGGAGGGAGTGTTCCACCGTGGTGTCCCGATCCCCGTCCCCCCTTTGGATGTGCTGAAACTAGGAGAGCAGATGACCCAGGAGGCGAGAGAGCACCTGTTCCTGGTCCTTTTCTTTGACAACAAGAGAACCTG GCAGTGGCTGCCGCGCTCGAAGCTCGTGCCGCTAGGTGTGGACCAGGAGCTGGACAAGGAGAAGATGCTGGAGGGCAGAAAATCAAACATCCGCAAGTCAGTGCAGGTGGCCTACCACCGCGCCATGCAGCACCGCAGCAAGGTGCAGGGAGACCCCAGCAGTGAGACCAGTGACAGTGACTGa